The proteins below are encoded in one region of Canis lupus familiaris isolate Mischka breed German Shepherd chromosome 21, alternate assembly UU_Cfam_GSD_1.0, whole genome shotgun sequence:
- the ART1 gene encoding GPI-linked NAD(P)(+)--arginine ADP-ribosyltransferase 1, which translates to MQTPPLMSLLLVSVGLMEALQAQGHPITRRDLFAQEMPLDMAPASFDDQYAGCAAAMTAALPDLNQTEFQANKVYADSWALASSQWRHRQAWGPEWGPRPTRLPARPPGFRDEHGVALLAYTAHSPLHKEFNAAVREAGRSRAHYLNHFSFKTLHFLLTEALQLLGRGQRSPQCHQVFRGVHGLRFRPAGPGATVRLGGFASASLQNVAAQQFGEDTFFGIWTCLGAPIKGYSFFPGEEEVLIPPFETFQVINASRPAQGPTRIYLRALGKRSTYNCEYIKDKQCKSRPCRLDNSAMGQGPPSAVWSLLLPLWFLAGGTFP; encoded by the exons ATGCAGACTCCTCCCCTGATGTCTCTGCTGCTTGTGTCTGTGGGCCTCATGGAAGCCCTTCAG GCCCAGGGCCACCCCATCACCCGTCGAGACCTGTTCGCTCAGGAAATGCCCCTGGACATGGCCCCAGCCTCCTTCGATGACCAGTACGCTGGCTGCGCGGCAGCCATGACGGCCGCTCTCCCCGACCTCAACCAAACGGAGTTCCAGGCCAACAAGGTGTACGCCGACAGCTGGGCGCTGGCAAGCAGCCAGTGGCGGCACCGCCAGGCCTGGGGCCCGGAGTGGGGCCCGAGGCCCACCCGGCTGCCCGCACGGCCCCCCGGCTTCCGCGACGAGCACGGGGTGGCCCTCCTGGCCTACACAGCCCACAGCCCCCTGCACAAGGAGTTCAACGCGGCCGTGCGCGAGGCGGGCCGCTCCAGAGCCCACTACCTCAACCACTTCTCCTTCAAGACACTCCATTTCCTGCTGACGGAGGCCCTACAGCTGCTGGGCAGGGGCCAGCGTTCACCCCAGTGCCACCAGGTGTTCCGAGGGGTGCATGGCCTGCGCTTCCGGCCAGCCGGACCCGGGGCCACCGTAAGGCTGGGGGGGTTTGCATCTGCATCCCTGCAGAACGTCGCAGCCCAGCAGTTTGGGGAGGATACCTTCTTCGGCATCTGGACTTGCCTTGGGGCACCTATCAAGGGCTATTCCTTCTTCCCCGGGGAGGAGGAGGTGCTGATCCCCCCCTTCGAGACCTTCCAGGTGATCAATGCCAGTAGACCAGCCCAGGGCCCCACCCGCATCTACCTCCGGGCCCTGGGCAAGCGCAGCACGTACAACTGTGAATACATTAAAG ACAAGCAGTGTAAGTCTAGGCCCTGCCGTCTGGATAACTCAG